One genomic segment of Salinigranum rubrum includes these proteins:
- a CDS encoding DUF7322 domain-containing protein, protein MFEPWPDEPDEPNAESRWGNPERDLPRIPEVSTDESDVDPHTFKTFWVSVVFTNVAVFGVSLGAMLWYFRGQALLGGVLCLAGVLAGIRTYASYRAFKSTDSEETADDGADGDTRDGADGDDSGTDAPADTAAEETTETGDGLADGDEPAPDTDERNG, encoded by the coding sequence GTGTTCGAGCCGTGGCCCGACGAACCCGACGAACCCAACGCGGAGTCGCGCTGGGGCAATCCCGAGCGTGACCTGCCACGGATCCCCGAGGTGTCGACCGACGAGAGCGACGTCGACCCCCACACGTTCAAGACGTTCTGGGTCAGCGTCGTCTTCACCAACGTCGCCGTCTTCGGGGTGAGCCTCGGCGCCATGCTGTGGTACTTCCGCGGCCAGGCGCTCCTCGGCGGCGTCCTCTGTCTCGCCGGCGTCCTCGCCGGCATCCGGACGTACGCCTCGTATCGCGCGTTCAAGAGCACAGACTCGGAGGAGACAGCAGACGACGGGGCGGACGGGGATACCCGCGACGGAGCGGACGGAGATGACTCCGGCACTGACGCCCCCGCGGACACCGCGGCCGAGGAAACGACCGAGACGGGGGACGGCCTCGCCGACGGAGACGAACCCGCTCCCGACACGGACGAGCGGAACGGCTAA
- a CDS encoding DUF7346 family protein: protein MRTVRDTDGTRYLLVKRSSDATLVRDPETGEETYLPNDELTEVEGLSALAVAASGVPDPVRRVVTAAHTEDALGLLVELTDRGPLPIRDLLSAYDLCESDLHGLLAEFRAAGLVRECDVAGERGYDATETTREAVAALRS, encoded by the coding sequence ATGCGCACGGTCCGCGACACAGACGGGACGCGATACCTCCTCGTGAAGCGGTCGAGCGACGCCACGCTCGTCCGCGACCCCGAGACCGGGGAGGAGACGTACCTCCCGAACGACGAACTCACCGAAGTCGAGGGGCTGTCGGCGCTCGCGGTGGCGGCGAGCGGCGTTCCCGACCCGGTTCGGAGAGTCGTGACGGCGGCCCACACCGAGGACGCGCTCGGCCTCCTCGTCGAACTGACCGACCGCGGCCCGCTTCCCATCCGTGACCTCCTCTCGGCGTACGACCTCTGTGAGTCCGACCTGCACGGCTTGCTCGCGGAGTTCCGCGCGGCCGGACTCGTCCGCGAGTGCGACGTGGCCGGCGAACGGGGGTACGACGCCACCGAGACGACCCGCGAGGCCGTCGCTGCCCTGCGTTCTTAA